CCGAAGAAGTCGTGACCGCCATGGCCAAAGGCGCGATCGCCCGCAGCGGCGCCGATTGCAGCATTGCGGTGACCGGGATCGCCGGTCCCGACGGCGGCACCCCCGACAAGCCGGTCGGCACTGTCTGGCTGGCGACCGCGATCAAAGGCGAAACGCTCACCACCAAACGCATCCAGCTCCTCGGCGACCGCGAAGCCATCCGCGCCCGAGCTGCCCAAGCAGGGCTGAACCTGCTGCGGCTGCGGTTGATGTAGATGCCCACGG
Above is a genomic segment from Candidatus Zixiibacteriota bacterium containing:
- a CDS encoding CinA family protein — its product is EEVVTAMAKGAIARSGADCSIAVTGIAGPDGGTPDKPVGTVWLATAIKGETLTTKRIQLLGDREAIRARAAQAGLNLLRLRLM